DNA from Frateuria edaphi:
CACGGCGGCGGCCGGTAAGGACGCCGGCGACGCCCAGCCGACCAAGATCCAGCCCGAATACTTCCTGCCGCTGGACCCGGCTTTCGTCGTCAACTTCCGCGACGACGACGCCATGCGCTACCTGCAGGTCGGCGTGACCCTGATGTCGCACGACCAGGCCGCGCTGGACACCGTCAAGGGTGTGGACCCGGTCGTGCGCAACGCGCTGGTGATGCTGTTCAGCCGCCAGAACTACTCGATCCTCAGCGACCCCGTCGGCAAGCAGAAGCTGCAGGCCGATGCGCTGGACGCGGTGCGCAAGATCGTCGCGGCGCGCACCGGCAAGCCCGGCATCGACGCGTTGTACTTCACCAGCTTCGTGATGCAGTGAGGCCCTGAGCGCCCATGAGCGATCTTCTTTCCCAGGACGAAATCGACGCGCTGCTCGACGGCGTCACCGGCGGCAGCGTCGCCACCGGCGAGGACGAGCCACCTCCCACCGAGGCGGTGCAGTCCTACGACTTCACCCAGCAGGACCGTATCGTGCGCGGCCGGCTGCCAACGCTGGAGATGGTCAACGATCGCTTCGCGCGCTTCTTCCGCCTGGGCGTGTTCAACGTCCTGCGCAAGAGCTGCGAGGTGTCGGTGCTCGGCGTGAAGATGGTCAAGTTCGCCGAGTACGTGCACAGCCTGGCCGTGCCGAGCAACCTCAACCTGGTGAAGATCAAGCCGCTGCGCGGCACCGCGCTGGTGGTGTTCGAGCCGCGGCTGGTGTTCACCGTGATCGACAACTTCTTCGGCGGCGACGGCCGCTTCCACGCGCGCATCGAGGGTCGCGATTTCAGCGCGATCGAAAACCGCGTGATCCAGATCATGCTCACCGAGCTGTTCGGCGCCATGACCGAGGCGTGGAACCCGGTGCTGCCGCTGGAGTTCGAGTACATGAACTCCGAGATCAACCCGCAGTTCGCCAATATCGTCAGCCCCACGGAAACCGTGGTCGTCTCGCGCTTCCACGTCGAACTCGACGGCGGCGGCGGCGAAATCCACCTGACCCTGCCGTACGCGATGGTCGAGCCGATCCGCACGCTGCTCGACGCCGGCGTGCAGAGCGACCTGGCCGACCGCGACGACCGCTTCACCGAGCACCTGCACGAGGAAGTGCTCGACGCCGAGGTCGAGATCAGCTCGCTGCTGATCGAGGCGCAGCTGTCCATCGGGGATTTCCTGGGCCTTCGCCCGGGTGACGTGATCCCGGTGACGCTGCCCGAACTTTGCACCGTCTTCGCCGAAGACGTGCCGGTGTTCCGCGGCCGCTACGGCCAGGCCAACGGCCACACGGCGATCCAGTTCCAGGCCCAGGTCGGCCGGCGCGAAAGGCGCGCGGCCGGCGAATTCATCGAGAAGAAAAGCGCATGAACGCCAACGACGCCGCGGTCGCCGACCGCATCGACTCCGACACCCTGGCCGGCTTCGCCAGCGAAACCGGTGACGTCAACCTGGACATGATCCTGGACGTGCCGGTGATCCTGGCCATGGAAGTCGGCCGCACCCGGATCAGCATCCGCAACCTGCTGCAGTTGAACCAGGGCTCGGTGGTGGAACTGGACCGCGCCGCCGGCGAACCGCTGGACGTGTTCGTCAACGGCACCCTCGTCGCGCACGGCGAGGTGGTGGTGATCAACGAGAAGTTCGGCATCCGCCTGACCGACGTGGTCAGCCCGGCCGAGCGCGTGCGCAAACTGCGTTGATCCGATGCTCGCCCTGATCTTCGCCGCGCCCGCCGCCACGCCCGACATCAACGTCGGCGGGGAGTTGTTGCGGGTGCTCTTGAGCCTGGCAGCGGTGATCGCGCTGATCTTCGTGGCCGGGTGGATGAGCCGCCGCCTGCAGGCGCGCAACCTGCCGGGTGGCCGGCGCATCCGCTGCGTGGAATCGATGGCGGTCGGCGCGCGCGAGCGTGTGCTGCTGATCGACGCCGACGGCAAGCGCCTGCTGGTCGGCGTGGGGCAGGGTGGCCTGCGCACCCTGCACGTGTACGAAGGCGTGGCTCCGGCCGATGCCAACCCGCCGGCGCCGCTGCCGGTCGCTCCCAACTTCGCGCAACTGCTGTCGCGCTGGAAAGGCAAGTCGTGAAACTGTTTTCCTTCTGCGGCGCGCGCTGGGTGCTCGCGCTGGTGCTGATGTTGTTGCCGTTGTTCGCCTTCGCCGCACCGCAGGCCACACCCGGCCCGGCGGCGCCGGCACTGAGCATGCCGGCGAGCCCTGCCATGCCGGGCGGCATCCCGGTGCTGACCGTGCACGACGCGCCTGGCGGCGCGAAGAACTGGACGCTGTCACTGCAGTTGCTGGGTCTGATGACGGTCCTGACGCTGCTGCCGGCGATTCTTTTGATGATGACCTCGTTCACCCGGATCATCATCGTGCTCGGCTTCCTGCGCCAGGCGCTGGGCACGCAGTCGACGCCGCCCAACCAGGTGCTGCTCGGGCTGGCGCTGTTCCTGACGATGTTCGTGATGGGCCCGGTGTTCAACAAGGCGTACAGCGATGGCGTCAAGCCGTACATGGACGGCCAGCTGACCGCCGAGCAGGCGTTGCCCGCCGCCAGCGCGCCGTTCAAGCGCTTCATGCTCGACCAGACCCGTGATGCCGACCTTCAGCTGTTCACCCAGCTGGCCAAGGAGAAGCCCTACGCCAGCAAGGACGACGTGCCGTTCCGCGTGGCGATGCCGGCGTTCCTGACGAGCGAGCTGAAAACCGCGTTCCAGATGGGCTTCCTGCTGTTCATCCCGTTCCTGATCATCGACCTGGTGGTCGCCAGCGTGCTGATGTCGATGGGCATGATGATGGTCTCGCCGATGATCATCTCGCTGCCGTTCAAGATCATGCTGTTCGTGCTGGTGGATGGCTGGACGCTGCTGATCGGGACGCTGGCGGGGAGCTTCTACACGTGACCCCGGAATCCGTCATTCAATTCGGCCAGCACGCGCTGTACATCGCGATCCTGGTCGCCGCGCCGCTGCTTCTCACCGCGCTGGCCGTGGGCCTGCTGGTCGGCGTGATCCAGGCGGCCACGCAGATCAACGAGATGACCCTCTCGTTCATCCCCAAGCTGATCGCCATGGCGGTGGTCGCGCTGATCACCGGTCCGTGGATGCTGCGCACCCTGGTGCAGTTCACGCGGCAACTGATCGAGGGGCTGCCCGGTGCCGTCAAATAGTGGGGCCGTGAAATGACCACGGTGGACCTGGCCCAGCTGGAGAACTGGCTGGGCGGCCTGCTGTGGGCGCTGGGCCGCGTCGGCGGCCTGTGCCTGATCGCGCCGGTGCTGGGTTCGGGCGTGATTCCCGCGCGCATCCGCGTCGCTCTGGTGGTGATGCTGACGCTGGTGCTGGCGCCGCTCGCGCCCGCAGCGGTCGATCCGCTCAGCGCCAGCGGCGTGGCGACGATGGTCAGCCAGATCCTGATCGGCGCCTCGGTCGGCTTCGTGCTCAAGCTGGTGTTCGAAGCGGTGGCGTTTGGCGGCGAGCTGGTGGGGCAGGGCATGAGCCTGGGCTTCGCCGAAGTGGTCAACCCGGGCGGCGGCGGCAGTACGCCGGTGCTCAGCCAGTTCTACATGGTCCTGGTGACCTTGCTGTTCCTGGCGCTCAACGGCCACCTGCGGCTGATCCAGCTGCTGGCCGACAGCTTCCAGACGCTGCCGCCAGGCCCCGTCGCGATCAATGCCGAAGGGTTGCACGCGGTGGTGCTGTTCGGCACACATCTTTTCGCCGGCGCGGTGCGCGTGGCGCTGCCGGCGGTCACCGCGCTTTTGGTGGTGAACATCGGTTTTGCCGCGATCAGTCGCGCAGCGCCTTCGATGAACCTGTTCGCGGTCGGCTTCCCGATCACCCTGTGCCTGGGTTCGATCGCGCTGTGGATGGGTCTGCGCGCGCTCCCGGGTGCGTTCGAAACGCTGCAGGACAGCGCCTGGTCGCTGATGCACGAACTGGTCGGAGGCTGATGTCATGGCCGAGAACGACGACCAGGAACGCACAGAACAACCATCGGAAAAACGGCTCAAAGAGGCCCGCGAAAAAGGCGACGTACCCCGATCGCGCGACCTTTCCGGCGCCCTGGTGGTGCTGGCCGGCGTGGCGGCGTTGCTCTCGGGCAGCGAAGGGGCGATGGCGCATGCCCGCACCATCTACAGCTTGGGGCTTTCCTACAGCCGCGACGCGCTGTTCTCCGATGCGCTGCCTGCCCGGGTACTCGGCATGGCGGTGCACGAGGCGCTGATGCTGTTCATGCCGGTGGCTGTGGCGACCGTGCTGGCGGCCTTCGCGGGGCCGATGCTGCTCGGCGGCATCAGCTTCAGCGGCCAGGCGTTGCAGCCGAAGTTCGACCGGCTCAACCCGGTCGCCGGCCTGGGCCGCCTGGTCTCCATGCGCGGGCTGGTCGAGCTGGTCAAGTCGCTGGTCAAGCTGCTCTTCATCGGTGGCGCGCTGGCGCTGCTGCTCAAGCATTCGGTGGATGAGCTGCAGGCACTGGGCCGCGCGGACGTGGCGCTTGGCGTGGCCCGTGCGATGTCGCTGCTGGGCCGCTCGGCATTGCTGTTCGGCGCGCTGCTCGCGCTGATCGGCGGCGCGGACGCGCTCTACCAGAAGTTCGACCACGCCAAGCGCCTGCGCATGACCAGGCAGGAACTCAAGGACGAGGCCAAGGAAACCGAGGGCAACCCCGAACTCAAGGGCCGCATCCGCCAGGTGCAGTTCGAGATGTCGCGCCGCCGGATGATGCAGGAGCTGCCCAAGGCCGACGTCATCGTCACCAACCCGACCCACTTCGCCGTCGCGCTGAAATACGACGAAAACGGCGCCGGCGCGCCGCGCGTGATCGCCAAGGGCGTGGACGTGCTGGCCCAGCAGATCCGCCTGGTGGCAAGCGGCCACCGCATCCCGATGGTCGAGGCGCCGCCGCTGGCACGCGCCTTGTATGCGACTACCTCGCTGGGCCGGGAAATCCCGGTCTCGCTGTACGTGGCGGTGGCCCAGATCCTGGCCTACGTCTACCAGCTGAAGCAGGCGACGGCACGTGGCGACGAGCCGCCGCCGGCGCCGCAGCCCCAGGTCGATCCGGACCTGATGGGCCCATACAAGCTCTAGAAATTCAGGTTCTAAGGGGAATACCGCATGGCCGCCGCTGGCGCAATGGAATCTCTCAAGCAGCTCGGACGCCGCGGCGTCGGCGCGCCGGTGGTCATGCTGGCGATGCTGGCGATGGTCATGCTGCCGATGCCGCCGTTCCTGCTGGACATGCTGTTCAGCTTCAACATCGCGCTGTCGCTCGTCATTTTGTTGGCGGTGATCTACGTGATGCGGCCGCTGGAGTTCGCAGCTTTTCCGACGGTCGTGCTGATGGCGACGCTTTTACGTCTCGCCCTGAACATCGCCTCGACCCGCGTGGTGCTGCTGCACGGCCACGACGGCCCGGGGGCGGCCGGCAAGGTGATCGAGGCGTTCGGCGAGTTCGTCATCGGCGGCAACTTCGCGGTCGGCCTGGTGGTGTTCGCGATCCTCACCATCATCAACTTCGTGGTGGTCACCAAAGGCGCCACCCGCGTATCGGAAGTGACCGCCCGCTTCACCCTGGACGCGATGCCCGGCAAGCAGATGGCGATCGACGCCGATCTCAACGCCGGCCTGCTGACCCAGGAGCAAGCACGGGAGAGGCGCCAGGAAGTACGCGAGGAAGCGGACTTCTACGGCTCGATGGACGGTGCGTCCAAGTTCGTCCGCGGCGACGCCACGGCCGGCATCCTGATCCTCTTCATCAACATCATCGGCGGCTTCTTCGTCGGCATGTTCCAGCACGGCCTGGGCGCCGGCGAATCGGCCAAGACCTACACCCTGCTCACCATCGGCGACGGCCTGGTCGCGCAGGTGCCGGCGCTGATGCTCTCGATCGCCACCGCGGTGATCGTCACCCGCGTGTCCAAGTCCCAGGACATGGGCAAGCAGGTGATCGGCCAGGTGTTCGGCCAGCCGCGCGCGCTGGCGGTGGCCGGCGCGGTGCTGGGCGTGATGGGCCTGATCCCGGGCATGCCGAACCTCGCCTTCCTGCTGCTGGGCGGCTGCTGCGGCGGCGCGGCGTACCTGATGATCAAGCGCGAGCGCGAGACGAAGGAAAAGCTGGCCGAGGCGATCGCCGAACCGGCTGCCGCGCCTGCCGTTCCCCCCGAGCGCATGGAGCTCAACTGGGACGACGTCGCCAGCGTTGATCCGCTGGGCCTGGAAGTGGGCTACCGGCTGATCCCGCTGGTGGACACCCACCAGGGCGGCGAGCTGATGGGGCGGATCAAGTCGGTCCGCCGCAAGCTCTCGCAGGAATTCGGCTTCCTGGTGCCGGCGGTGCACATCCGCGACAACCTGGACCTGGGGCCCAACACCTACCGCGTGACCCTGATGGGCGTGCCGATGGGCGAGGCCGAAGTGCACAGCGAGCGCCTGATGGCGATCAACCCCGGTCGCGTGCACGGTCCGCTGCAGGGCATCCAGACCAAGGACCCGGCGTTCGGGCTCGAAGCGGTCTGGATCGAGCAGGGCCAGCGCGAGATGGCGCAGAGCCTGGGCTACACCGTGGTCGACCCGGCCACCGTGGTGGCCACGCACCTGTCGCACATCCTGCAGACCCACGCGCACGAACTGATCAGCCACCAGGACGTGCAGCAGCTGCTGGACCGCCTGGCGCAGACCGCGCCCAAGCTGGTCGAGGACCTCGTGCCCAAGCGCATGGCGCTGGGCGTGGTGGTCAAGGTGCTGCAGAACCTGCTCGCCGAGCGCGTGCCGATCCGCAACATGCGCACCATCGTCGAAACCTTGGCGGAGCACGCGGGCCAGAGTCAGGATCCCGGCATGCTCACCGCCGCCGTGCGCGTCGCGCTGGGCCGCCAGATCGTGCAGGAGATCACGGGGCTGGGCACCGAGGTGCCGGTCATCACGCTGGCGCCGGAGCTCGAGCAGATCCTCATGAACTCGCTCTCCGGCGGTGGCGTGGCTGGCGCGGCGGTCGAACCGGGCCTGGCCGACCGGCTGCAGCAGAGCGTCGCCGACGCCGCGCGCCGCCAGGAAATGAGCGGCGAAGCGGCGGTATTGCTGGTCGCGCCGCAGCTTCGTCCGTGGCTCGCGCGCTTCACCCGCCACGTGGCACAGAACCTGCACGTACTGGCCTACAACGAGGTGCCGGACAACCGCAGGGTGCGGCTGGTCCAGGCGCTGGGACGTTAAAGGCCGGGAGACGGGCATCGTGATTCGCCAGTTGCACATGCAGACAGCGCAAGGCCCTGGGGCCGCCGCGGCGATGGACACGATGGCCGCGACCCGCTTGCGGAGCAGGCAATGAAGATCAAACGTTTCGTGGCGCCGGACATGCGCCAGGCGATGCGCGAAGTACGCGAAGAGCAGGGACCCGATGCGGTGATCCTGTCCACGCGCAAGCTCGACGAAGGCATCGAGATCATCGCCGCCGTCGATTACGACGAGGCGCTGGTGCGCGAAGCCGCGCGCCATGGCGCGGCCCCCGCGCCGGCCGCCGAGCCCCCGGCGCTGCCGCCGCGTGCCGCCGCCATACCGCCGCCGCCGGTGCGCGAGGCGCGCGTCGAAACGCTGGCGCCTGCCAATCGTCCGACGCCGATCGAGACCGCCGCGAAGGCCTCGGTCGCCGCGGAGGAAAGAGAGCCGAAGCCGGTGCGTGCCGAAGTGCGCG
Protein-coding regions in this window:
- a CDS encoding flagellar basal body-associated FliL family protein, with the translated sequence MAITEEEAVAVAPPKKKRSLLVIGLVVALLAVSGACAYLFVSHGQHKPATAAAGKDAGDAQPTKIQPEYFLPLDPAFVVNFRDDDAMRYLQVGVTLMSHDQAALDTVKGVDPVVRNALVMLFSRQNYSILSDPVGKQKLQADALDAVRKIVAARTGKPGIDALYFTSFVMQ
- the fliM gene encoding flagellar motor switch protein FliM, with protein sequence MSDLLSQDEIDALLDGVTGGSVATGEDEPPPTEAVQSYDFTQQDRIVRGRLPTLEMVNDRFARFFRLGVFNVLRKSCEVSVLGVKMVKFAEYVHSLAVPSNLNLVKIKPLRGTALVVFEPRLVFTVIDNFFGGDGRFHARIEGRDFSAIENRVIQIMLTELFGAMTEAWNPVLPLEFEYMNSEINPQFANIVSPTETVVVSRFHVELDGGGGEIHLTLPYAMVEPIRTLLDAGVQSDLADRDDRFTEHLHEEVLDAEVEISSLLIEAQLSIGDFLGLRPGDVIPVTLPELCTVFAEDVPVFRGRYGQANGHTAIQFQAQVGRRERRAAGEFIEKKSA
- the fliN gene encoding flagellar motor switch protein FliN, with the translated sequence MNANDAAVADRIDSDTLAGFASETGDVNLDMILDVPVILAMEVGRTRISIRNLLQLNQGSVVELDRAAGEPLDVFVNGTLVAHGEVVVINEKFGIRLTDVVSPAERVRKLR
- the fliO gene encoding flagellar biosynthetic protein FliO encodes the protein MLALIFAAPAATPDINVGGELLRVLLSLAAVIALIFVAGWMSRRLQARNLPGGRRIRCVESMAVGARERVLLIDADGKRLLVGVGQGGLRTLHVYEGVAPADANPPAPLPVAPNFAQLLSRWKGKS
- the fliP gene encoding flagellar type III secretion system pore protein FliP (The bacterial flagellar biogenesis protein FliP forms a type III secretion system (T3SS)-type pore required for flagellar assembly.) produces the protein MLLPLFAFAAPQATPGPAAPALSMPASPAMPGGIPVLTVHDAPGGAKNWTLSLQLLGLMTVLTLLPAILLMMTSFTRIIIVLGFLRQALGTQSTPPNQVLLGLALFLTMFVMGPVFNKAYSDGVKPYMDGQLTAEQALPAASAPFKRFMLDQTRDADLQLFTQLAKEKPYASKDDVPFRVAMPAFLTSELKTAFQMGFLLFIPFLIIDLVVASVLMSMGMMMVSPMIISLPFKIMLFVLVDGWTLLIGTLAGSFYT
- the fliQ gene encoding flagellar biosynthesis protein FliQ, with protein sequence MTPESVIQFGQHALYIAILVAAPLLLTALAVGLLVGVIQAATQINEMTLSFIPKLIAMAVVALITGPWMLRTLVQFTRQLIEGLPGAVK
- the fliR gene encoding flagellar biosynthetic protein FliR; translated protein: MTTVDLAQLENWLGGLLWALGRVGGLCLIAPVLGSGVIPARIRVALVVMLTLVLAPLAPAAVDPLSASGVATMVSQILIGASVGFVLKLVFEAVAFGGELVGQGMSLGFAEVVNPGGGGSTPVLSQFYMVLVTLLFLALNGHLRLIQLLADSFQTLPPGPVAINAEGLHAVVLFGTHLFAGAVRVALPAVTALLVVNIGFAAISRAAPSMNLFAVGFPITLCLGSIALWMGLRALPGAFETLQDSAWSLMHELVGG
- the flhB gene encoding flagellar biosynthesis protein FlhB, producing the protein MAENDDQERTEQPSEKRLKEAREKGDVPRSRDLSGALVVLAGVAALLSGSEGAMAHARTIYSLGLSYSRDALFSDALPARVLGMAVHEALMLFMPVAVATVLAAFAGPMLLGGISFSGQALQPKFDRLNPVAGLGRLVSMRGLVELVKSLVKLLFIGGALALLLKHSVDELQALGRADVALGVARAMSLLGRSALLFGALLALIGGADALYQKFDHAKRLRMTRQELKDEAKETEGNPELKGRIRQVQFEMSRRRMMQELPKADVIVTNPTHFAVALKYDENGAGAPRVIAKGVDVLAQQIRLVASGHRIPMVEAPPLARALYATTSLGREIPVSLYVAVAQILAYVYQLKQATARGDEPPPAPQPQVDPDLMGPYKL
- the flhA gene encoding flagellar biosynthesis protein FlhA — translated: MAAAGAMESLKQLGRRGVGAPVVMLAMLAMVMLPMPPFLLDMLFSFNIALSLVILLAVIYVMRPLEFAAFPTVVLMATLLRLALNIASTRVVLLHGHDGPGAAGKVIEAFGEFVIGGNFAVGLVVFAILTIINFVVVTKGATRVSEVTARFTLDAMPGKQMAIDADLNAGLLTQEQARERRQEVREEADFYGSMDGASKFVRGDATAGILILFINIIGGFFVGMFQHGLGAGESAKTYTLLTIGDGLVAQVPALMLSIATAVIVTRVSKSQDMGKQVIGQVFGQPRALAVAGAVLGVMGLIPGMPNLAFLLLGGCCGGAAYLMIKRERETKEKLAEAIAEPAAAPAVPPERMELNWDDVASVDPLGLEVGYRLIPLVDTHQGGELMGRIKSVRRKLSQEFGFLVPAVHIRDNLDLGPNTYRVTLMGVPMGEAEVHSERLMAINPGRVHGPLQGIQTKDPAFGLEAVWIEQGQREMAQSLGYTVVDPATVVATHLSHILQTHAHELISHQDVQQLLDRLAQTAPKLVEDLVPKRMALGVVVKVLQNLLAERVPIRNMRTIVETLAEHAGQSQDPGMLTAAVRVALGRQIVQEITGLGTEVPVITLAPELEQILMNSLSGGGVAGAAVEPGLADRLQQSVADAARRQEMSGEAAVLLVAPQLRPWLARFTRHVAQNLHVLAYNEVPDNRRVRLVQALGR